In Acidianus brierleyi, one genomic interval encodes:
- a CDS encoding 2,3-bisphosphoglycerate-independent phosphoglycerate mutase, with translation MKKYKILLIIADGLGDRQVRSLNNKTPLETADKPNIKSLLKSSLVGLMDPISPGIIPGSDTSHMAIFGIDPHKYYRGRGSFEALGSGAELTEGDISFRGNFATVDNEMRVVDRRAGRKIDEAEQLINELNSKIGEIDGVKVRFYKGTEHRVSVVLSGDNLSDKISDTDPHETGLKIKESKPLDNSPASSRTAEIVNKLSKKIYEVLSTSEINKLRLSENKLPANIILLRGVAVHRELPKIKDYTGLTTAAVTATPLIKGICRSLGMETITPPGATGGIDTNYDAKANEVINFLKSDKYDLVFLHIKATDAASHDGDVTEKVKAIEKIDNMVGKILDNYSSEIVIAFTGDHATPVELKEHSGDPVPIMIYVPENIIADDIKDFNEREAKKGSLKIMGINVMNLLLNYSNRASKYGA, from the coding sequence ATGAAAAAATATAAGATATTACTAATAATAGCTGACGGATTAGGTGATAGACAGGTAAGGAGTCTAAACAATAAGACTCCACTAGAAACTGCCGATAAACCTAATATAAAAAGCCTATTAAAATCTTCACTAGTAGGTTTAATGGATCCAATATCACCAGGAATTATTCCTGGAAGCGATACATCTCATATGGCAATATTTGGAATAGATCCTCATAAGTATTATAGGGGAAGAGGAAGCTTTGAGGCATTAGGATCTGGCGCAGAATTGACAGAAGGAGACATTTCATTTAGAGGAAATTTTGCTACAGTTGATAATGAAATGAGAGTAGTAGATAGGAGAGCTGGTAGGAAAATAGATGAAGCAGAACAGCTAATAAATGAATTAAATTCTAAAATAGGAGAAATAGATGGTGTAAAAGTTAGATTTTATAAAGGAACTGAACATAGAGTTTCAGTAGTTTTATCTGGAGATAATCTAAGCGATAAGATATCAGATACAGATCCGCACGAAACTGGATTAAAAATTAAAGAAAGTAAACCATTAGATAATTCTCCAGCATCCTCAAGAACAGCTGAAATAGTAAATAAACTATCTAAAAAAATATATGAAGTCTTATCTACTTCTGAGATAAATAAACTTAGATTATCAGAAAATAAGTTACCAGCTAATATTATTCTATTAAGAGGAGTAGCCGTACATAGGGAACTACCCAAAATAAAGGATTATACAGGGTTAACTACAGCCGCAGTTACTGCAACTCCATTAATTAAAGGTATCTGTAGATCATTAGGAATGGAGACTATTACTCCACCAGGTGCTACAGGCGGTATTGATACTAATTATGATGCCAAAGCTAACGAGGTGATCAATTTCCTTAAATCCGATAAATACGATCTAGTATTTTTGCATATAAAAGCTACAGACGCTGCATCGCATGATGGAGACGTTACAGAAAAAGTAAAAGCTATAGAAAAAATAGATAATATGGTAGGTAAAATACTGGATAATTATAGCTCAGAAATAGTAATAGCCTTTACTGGAGATCATGCTACTCCAGTGGAATTAAAAGAGCATTCTGGAGATCCTGTACCAATAATGATTTATGTTCCAGAAAATATAATAGCAGATGATATAAAGGATTTCAATGAACGAGAGGCTAAAAAAGGTAGCTTAAAAATAATGGGAATAAATGTAATGAATTTATTATTAAATTATTCTAATAGAGCTAGTAAATATGGAGCGTAA
- the spt4 gene encoding transcription elongation factor subunit Spt4 encodes MANILKACKNCKALVPEDQDVCPICGGSSFTNDWEGMVIIIDNNSEISDLIGAKKPWKYAINLK; translated from the coding sequence ATGGCTAACATATTAAAAGCTTGCAAAAATTGTAAAGCCTTAGTTCCAGAAGATCAAGACGTATGCCCTATATGCGGTGGATCAAGTTTTACCAATGATTGGGAAGGAATGGTAATAATAATAGATAATAATTCAGAGATAAGTGATTTAATAGGTGCAAAAAAACCTTGGAAATACGCGATAAATCTAAAGTGA